The Vescimonas coprocola genome includes a window with the following:
- a CDS encoding folate family ECF transporter S component has protein sequence MPLYPHPLSPGYWRSAAGELKDLRRLVFMALMIAACIVLSHCSIRLGESLSLSVTFLARALCSLVCGPLAVIVFGAAEDTLSFFLSSGGYPYFPGYMLTTITGCMIYALFFYRAKITWRRIILAKLLTNIQNVLLGALWSAILYSKGYLYYLTQSAVKNALYLPLQILLLGFLFQAVLPVMQRQRWLPEQLPGGRLRW, from the coding sequence ATGCCACTTTATCCCCACCCCCTGTCCCCCGGCTATTGGCGCAGCGCCGCCGGGGAGCTGAAGGACCTGCGCCGTCTGGTGTTCATGGCCCTGATGATCGCCGCCTGCATCGTCCTGAGCCACTGCTCCATCCGTCTGGGCGAGAGCCTGTCCCTCAGCGTTACCTTCCTGGCCAGAGCCCTTTGCTCGCTGGTCTGCGGCCCGCTGGCGGTGATCGTGTTCGGCGCCGCCGAGGATACCCTCAGCTTCTTCCTGTCCTCCGGCGGCTACCCCTATTTCCCCGGCTATATGCTGACCACCATCACCGGCTGCATGATCTACGCCCTGTTTTTCTACCGGGCCAAGATCACGTGGCGGCGCATCATTCTGGCCAAGCTCCTCACCAATATCCAGAATGTGCTGCTGGGCGCCCTCTGGAGCGCCATCCTGTACAGCAAGGGCTACCTCTACTACCTGACCCAGAGCGCTGTGAAAAACGCCCTGTATCTGCCGCTGCAAATTCTGCTGCTGGGCTTTCTGTTTCAGGCGGTGCTGCCGGTGATGCAGCGGCAGCGCTGGCTCCCGGAGCAGCTGCCGGGCGGCCGCCTGCGCTGGTAA
- the argS gene encoding arginine--tRNA ligase produces MNMIQSAKDQVLALTTAAYQKAAAAGLLPEGVTVTPSVEIPKDTANGDYTTTFCLAAAKAMKMNPRQVAQILTEQMDLTDTYFTSVELAGPGFLNFRLGSRWFGDTVACVEAEGADYGRNDTLTGKKYMVEFVSANPTGPMHMGNARGGVLGDTLASVLQKSGADVWREFYVNDAGNQIDKFARSLDARYQQLIRGEDAVEFPEDGYHGDDIRELARLFYQQEGEKYLDCDEKTRHDALAKFGLDHNIPKMKTDLARYGIQYDAWFFESTLHESGYVADSVKALTQRGYTYEKDGALWLATSRILAENLKKAGKSDEDIEKLGLKDDVLRRANGFYTYFAADIAYHRNKFAVRGFDKVINVWGADHHGHVARLKGAMDALGLDGEHRLDIVLMQLVKLVRDGEVVRMSKRTGKAISLTDLLDEIPVDACRYFFNAKPETQMEFDLGLAVREDSENPVYYVQYAHARICTLLKNLEAEGYTVPAADAVDFSLLTDETEQALIKQIASYGQVVLLAARDYDPSHINRYLTALAAAFHKFYAACRIKGEEEPVLLARLKLADTTRAVLKNAMTLIGCSAPEKM; encoded by the coding sequence ATGAATATGATCCAAAGCGCAAAGGACCAGGTGCTGGCCCTGACCACCGCCGCCTATCAGAAGGCGGCCGCCGCCGGCCTGCTGCCGGAGGGCGTGACGGTGACCCCCTCGGTGGAGATCCCCAAGGATACCGCCAACGGCGACTATACCACCACCTTCTGCCTGGCTGCCGCCAAGGCCATGAAGATGAACCCCCGGCAGGTGGCCCAGATCCTGACGGAGCAGATGGACCTGACGGACACCTATTTCACCTCCGTGGAGCTGGCCGGCCCCGGCTTTCTGAACTTCCGGCTGGGCAGCCGCTGGTTCGGCGATACCGTGGCCTGTGTGGAGGCGGAGGGCGCCGACTACGGGCGCAACGACACGCTGACCGGAAAGAAGTACATGGTGGAGTTCGTCTCCGCCAACCCCACCGGCCCCATGCACATGGGCAACGCCCGTGGCGGCGTGCTGGGCGACACGCTGGCCTCCGTGCTCCAGAAGTCCGGTGCCGACGTGTGGCGGGAATTCTACGTCAACGACGCCGGCAACCAGATCGATAAGTTTGCCCGGAGTCTGGATGCCCGGTATCAGCAGCTGATCCGCGGCGAGGACGCCGTGGAGTTCCCGGAGGACGGCTATCATGGCGACGATATCCGGGAGTTGGCCCGGCTGTTTTATCAGCAGGAGGGCGAGAAGTATCTGGACTGCGACGAAAAGACCCGGCACGATGCGCTGGCCAAATTCGGTCTGGATCACAACATCCCCAAGATGAAGACCGATCTGGCCCGGTACGGCATCCAGTACGACGCATGGTTCTTCGAGTCCACCCTCCACGAGAGCGGCTATGTGGCAGACTCCGTGAAGGCGCTGACCCAGCGGGGCTATACCTATGAGAAGGACGGCGCTCTGTGGTTGGCCACCAGCCGGATCCTGGCGGAGAACCTGAAAAAGGCCGGCAAGTCCGACGAGGACATCGAGAAGCTGGGCCTGAAGGACGACGTGCTGCGCCGTGCCAACGGGTTTTACACCTACTTCGCCGCCGATATTGCCTATCACCGCAACAAATTCGCCGTCCGGGGCTTCGATAAGGTCATCAACGTCTGGGGCGCCGACCACCACGGCCATGTGGCCCGCCTGAAGGGTGCCATGGACGCTTTGGGGCTGGACGGTGAGCACCGGCTGGATATCGTGCTGATGCAGCTGGTGAAGCTGGTGCGGGACGGCGAGGTGGTGCGGATGTCCAAGCGCACCGGCAAGGCCATCAGCCTGACGGACCTGCTGGACGAGATCCCCGTGGACGCCTGCCGCTACTTCTTCAACGCCAAGCCGGAGACGCAGATGGAGTTCGATCTGGGTCTGGCCGTCCGGGAGGACAGCGAGAACCCGGTGTACTATGTGCAGTACGCCCACGCCCGCATCTGCACCCTGCTGAAGAATCTGGAGGCCGAGGGCTATACCGTCCCGGCCGCCGATGCCGTGGACTTCAGCCTCCTGACCGACGAGACGGAGCAGGCCCTCATCAAGCAGATCGCCTCCTATGGTCAGGTGGTGCTGCTGGCGGCACGGGACTACGACCCCAGCCACATCAACCGCTACCTTACCGCTCTGGCGGCGGCGTTCCACAAATTCTACGCCGCCTGCCGCATCAAGGGCGAGGAAGAGCCGGTGCTGCTGGCCCGGCTGAAGCTGGCGGATACCACCCGTGCGGTGCTGAAAAACGCCATGACCCTCATTGGCTGCAGCGCCCCGGAGAAAATGTAA
- a CDS encoding PspC domain-containing protein, protein MERKRLYRNVNDKMLCGVCSGLADYFNIDPTLVRLAWVVLGFMGGSGLLAYIIASIVIPVNPDQQ, encoded by the coding sequence ATGGAAAGAAAGAGACTGTATCGCAACGTCAACGATAAAATGCTGTGCGGCGTGTGCTCCGGCCTTGCCGACTACTTCAACATCGACCCCACGCTGGTGCGTCTGGCTTGGGTGGTGCTGGGCTTCATGGGTGGCAGCGGCCTGCTGGCCTATATCATCGCTTCCATCGTGATCCCCGTGAACCCGGACCAGCAGTAA
- a CDS encoding acetyl-CoA C-acetyltransferase, whose product MKDLYVVNCCRTAIGSFGGSLKNTPATEMGAIVVKEALKRANVAPENVDELMFGCILTAGLGQNVARQVSVKAGIPYSVPAYTIGMVCGSGMKSVIEGARAILSGDANIVVCGGTENMSAAPFASPDARWGARMGDKKIVDTMIRDGLWDAFNNYHMGTTAENINDIWGITRREQDEFAAASQQKTEAAQAAGRFDDEIVPVPVKVKKEIVEFKRDEFPKAGVTADGIAKLRGAFPVGPESPNPEVVHTFEVTGAKETEDKGTQRVTAANASGINDGAAAIVLASAEAVEKYGLKPMAKLIGWGQGGVDPKIMGVGPVPASRAAMAKAGLTIDDIDLVEANEAFAAQSIAVARELHFDMSKVNVNGGAISLGHPVGASGARIIVTLLHEMQKRPEAKRGLATLCIGGGMGVATIYEKC is encoded by the coding sequence ATGAAAGACTTGTACGTCGTCAACTGCTGCAGAACCGCTATCGGTTCCTTCGGCGGTTCCCTGAAGAACACCCCCGCCACCGAGATGGGCGCCATCGTGGTGAAGGAGGCCCTGAAGCGGGCCAATGTTGCTCCCGAGAACGTGGATGAGCTGATGTTCGGCTGCATCCTGACCGCCGGTCTGGGCCAGAACGTGGCCCGTCAGGTCTCCGTCAAGGCCGGTATCCCCTACTCCGTTCCCGCCTACACCATCGGCATGGTCTGCGGCTCCGGCATGAAGTCCGTCATCGAGGGTGCCCGTGCCATTCTGTCCGGCGATGCCAACATCGTGGTCTGCGGCGGTACCGAGAACATGAGCGCTGCTCCCTTCGCCTCCCCCGATGCCCGCTGGGGCGCCCGCATGGGTGACAAGAAGATCGTGGACACCATGATCCGTGACGGTCTGTGGGATGCTTTCAATAACTATCACATGGGTACCACTGCCGAGAACATCAATGATATCTGGGGCATCACCCGCCGTGAGCAGGACGAGTTCGCCGCTGCCTCCCAGCAGAAGACCGAGGCCGCTCAGGCCGCCGGCCGCTTCGACGACGAGATCGTTCCCGTCCCTGTGAAGGTCAAGAAGGAGATCGTGGAGTTCAAGCGTGACGAGTTCCCCAAGGCCGGCGTCACCGCCGACGGCATCGCCAAGCTGCGTGGCGCTTTCCCCGTTGGTCCTGAGTCCCCCAACCCCGAGGTCGTTCACACCTTCGAGGTCACCGGCGCCAAGGAGACCGAGGACAAGGGTACCCAGCGTGTCACCGCTGCCAATGCCTCCGGCATCAATGACGGTGCTGCCGCCATCGTGCTGGCTTCCGCCGAGGCCGTGGAGAAGTACGGTCTGAAGCCCATGGCCAAGCTGATTGGCTGGGGCCAGGGCGGTGTGGATCCCAAGATCATGGGCGTTGGCCCCGTGCCTGCCTCCCGTGCCGCTATGGCTAAGGCTGGCCTGACCATCGACGACATCGACCTGGTTGAGGCCAATGAGGCCTTTGCCGCTCAGTCCATCGCCGTGGCCCGTGAGCTGCACTTCGATATGAGCAAGGTCAACGTCAACGGCGGTGCCATCTCTCTGGGCCACCCCGTGGGTGCTTCCGGCGCTCGTATCATCGTCACCCTGCTGCATGAGATGCAGAAGCGTCCCGAGGCCAAGCGTGGTCTGGCTACGCTGTGCATCGGCGGCGGCATGGGCGTTGCCACCATCTACGAGAAGTGCTGA
- the murI gene encoding glutamate racemase, with translation MDQRPIGVFDSGLGGLTAVREMRRLMPSENIIYFGDTSRVPYGGRSPEILLKYARQDVHFLRSFDIKAVLVACGTVSTTALPQLQAENDLPILGVVEPACRKAAAMTRNRRVGLIATAASVRSGAYERTLHRLDETIHVVSRACPLLVPLVENGRYQPGDVVIETVAREYLEPLRQEGLDVLILGCTHYPLLTDIIREIMGPEVSLVNAGAESVHTLHDALARRQLLAPEGTGQALLCTSDRPEGFGQMARRFLQEEPTAPVRLVDIEGY, from the coding sequence ATGGACCAACGGCCCATCGGAGTGTTCGACTCCGGTCTGGGGGGACTGACCGCCGTGCGGGAAATGCGGCGGCTGATGCCCTCTGAAAACATTATATACTTCGGAGACACGTCCCGTGTCCCCTATGGCGGGCGCTCGCCGGAGATCCTGCTGAAATACGCCCGGCAGGACGTCCACTTCCTGCGCTCCTTCGATATTAAGGCAGTGCTGGTGGCCTGCGGCACCGTATCCACCACGGCCCTGCCCCAGCTGCAGGCGGAGAACGACCTGCCCATTCTGGGGGTGGTGGAGCCCGCCTGCCGGAAGGCGGCGGCCATGACCCGGAACCGGCGGGTGGGGCTCATCGCCACCGCTGCCTCCGTCCGCAGCGGCGCCTATGAGCGGACGCTGCACCGGCTGGATGAAACCATCCATGTGGTGAGCCGGGCCTGCCCGCTGCTGGTGCCGCTGGTGGAAAACGGCCGCTATCAGCCCGGCGACGTGGTCATCGAGACGGTGGCCCGTGAGTATCTGGAGCCTCTGCGGCAGGAGGGGCTGGACGTGCTGATCCTGGGCTGCACCCACTATCCCCTGCTGACGGATATCATCCGGGAGATCATGGGGCCGGAGGTGTCGCTGGTGAACGCCGGTGCAGAGTCCGTCCACACCCTGCATGATGCGCTGGCCCGGCGGCAGCTGCTGGCCCCAGAGGGGACCGGACAGGCGCTGCTGTGTACCAGCGACCGGCCGGAGGGCTTCGGCCAGATGGCCCGCCGCTTCCTGCAGGAGGAGCCTACGGCTCCCGTGCGGCTGGTGGACATCGAGGGATACTGA
- the hrcA gene encoding heat-inducible transcriptional repressor HrcA: MELTDRKKQILKIVVDGYVATAEPVSSKAIAEKMPGRISSATIRNELADLVEMGYLEQPHTSAGRVPSAKGYRLYVNELMERRALPEAEAESIRRSLTGKMSQVDQVMAQAGQMVSSMVGYPAYAMADHTQAVTVQRFDLIAVDDDSFIAVAMLSDSRVKSQLLRWQLPVEREALTEISHLLNTHFTGLGPEEMNARLMSLSDQVSGKWFLLLNQVCEYAGQLLKDAAGQEVYLGGTTQLLKFPEYRDADKARDLMTFMVDNKQNLPVPSGNAPVQILIGPENVDAALKESSVVIASYDIGDGMRGLVGVVGPTRMDYASVAARLTCFAESLSHMFEKRQLPPTKEEQS, encoded by the coding sequence ATGGAATTGACAGACCGGAAAAAGCAAATATTAAAGATCGTGGTGGACGGCTATGTGGCCACGGCGGAGCCGGTGAGCTCCAAGGCCATTGCCGAGAAGATGCCCGGCAGGATCAGCTCCGCCACCATCCGCAATGAACTGGCGGATCTGGTGGAGATGGGCTATCTGGAGCAGCCCCACACCTCCGCCGGGCGGGTCCCCTCCGCCAAGGGCTACCGGCTCTACGTCAACGAGCTTATGGAGCGCCGTGCGCTGCCGGAGGCGGAGGCCGAGAGCATCCGCCGCTCCCTCACCGGGAAAATGTCTCAGGTGGATCAGGTGATGGCTCAAGCGGGCCAGATGGTCTCCAGCATGGTGGGCTACCCCGCCTATGCCATGGCGGACCACACGCAGGCGGTGACGGTGCAGCGGTTCGACCTCATTGCCGTGGACGATGACAGCTTCATCGCCGTGGCCATGCTGTCGGACAGCCGGGTCAAGAGCCAGCTGCTTCGCTGGCAGCTGCCGGTGGAGCGGGAGGCCCTGACGGAGATAAGTCACCTGCTGAATACCCACTTTACCGGCCTTGGGCCGGAGGAGATGAACGCCCGGCTCATGAGCCTGTCGGATCAGGTGTCCGGCAAGTGGTTCCTGCTGCTGAATCAGGTGTGCGAATACGCCGGACAGCTGTTGAAGGACGCTGCCGGGCAGGAGGTCTATCTGGGCGGCACCACCCAGCTGCTGAAATTCCCGGAGTACCGGGACGCCGACAAGGCCCGTGACCTGATGACCTTCATGGTGGACAACAAGCAGAACCTTCCGGTGCCGTCAGGCAACGCCCCGGTGCAGATCCTCATCGGGCCGGAGAATGTGGATGCCGCTCTGAAGGAGAGCAGCGTGGTCATTGCCAGCTATGATATCGGTGACGGTATGCGTGGGCTGGTAGGGGTGGTAGGTCCCACCCGCATGGACTATGCATCCGTGGCGGCCCGGCTTACCTGCTTTGCCGAGAGCCTGAGTCATATGTTTGAAAAGCGGCAGCTGCCGCCTACCAAGGAGGAACAGTCATGA
- the pepT gene encoding peptidase T, with protein sequence MQVTERFLKYVSFDTTSSETSDTVPTTAHQKELGRYLADELARLGLENAHMDQLGYVYAVLPATPGQEHVPALGLISHMDTSPAVSGADIHPQIVTYQGGDLPLAKTGCLRVKDFPFLSRYVGQQLIVTDGTTLLGADDKAGVAEIVTACEYLLAHPEIPHRTVAVCFTPDEEVGKGADHFDPAKFPAKAAYTVDGGELGEIEYENFNAAAVTLTVHGVNIHPGSAKDKMKNAVLMAHQFISLLPEAETPAHTEGYEGFYHVTDVSGNETEVVLHAIIRDHDREKFEARKTFVENAVRYLNGVWGDGSFQLELKDSYYNMKEKLLPHMELIDNACAAMRAVGVEPEIVPIRGGTDGARLSWERDIPCPNLCTGGANFHGVHEFVPVASMEKMVQVLVELVRC encoded by the coding sequence ATGCAAGTGACCGAACGTTTTTTGAAATACGTCTCCTTTGACACCACCTCCAGCGAGACGTCCGACACCGTCCCCACCACCGCCCACCAGAAGGAGCTGGGCCGGTATCTGGCCGACGAGCTGGCCCGTCTGGGGCTGGAGAACGCCCATATGGATCAGCTGGGCTACGTCTACGCCGTCCTGCCCGCTACACCGGGTCAGGAGCACGTCCCGGCGCTGGGTCTCATCTCCCATATGGATACCTCCCCCGCCGTCAGCGGTGCCGATATCCACCCCCAGATCGTCACCTATCAGGGCGGCGACCTGCCGCTGGCCAAGACCGGATGCCTGCGGGTGAAGGACTTCCCCTTCCTCAGCCGCTACGTGGGGCAGCAGCTCATCGTCACCGACGGCACCACCCTGCTGGGTGCCGACGACAAGGCTGGCGTGGCGGAGATCGTCACCGCCTGCGAGTACCTGCTGGCCCACCCGGAGATTCCCCACCGCACCGTGGCCGTCTGCTTCACCCCCGACGAGGAGGTGGGCAAGGGCGCCGACCACTTTGACCCCGCCAAATTCCCCGCCAAGGCCGCCTATACCGTGGACGGCGGAGAGCTGGGCGAGATCGAGTATGAGAACTTCAACGCCGCCGCCGTGACCCTCACCGTCCACGGCGTCAACATCCACCCCGGCTCTGCCAAGGATAAGATGAAAAACGCCGTCCTCATGGCCCACCAGTTCATCTCCCTGCTGCCGGAGGCGGAGACTCCCGCCCACACCGAGGGCTACGAGGGCTTCTACCACGTCACCGACGTCTCCGGCAACGAGACGGAGGTGGTGCTCCACGCCATCATCCGTGACCACGACCGTGAGAAGTTCGAGGCCCGCAAGACCTTCGTGGAAAACGCCGTCCGCTACCTCAACGGCGTTTGGGGCGATGGGTCCTTCCAGCTGGAGCTGAAGGACAGCTACTATAATATGAAGGAAAAGCTGCTGCCCCACATGGAGCTCATCGACAACGCCTGCGCCGCCATGCGGGCCGTGGGCGTGGAGCCGGAGATCGTCCCCATCCGGGGTGGCACCGATGGAGCCCGCCTCTCTTGGGAGCGGGATATCCCCTGCCCCAACCTCTGCACCGGCGGCGCCAACTTCCACGGCGTCCATGAGTTCGTCCCCGTGGCCTCCATGGAGAAAATGGTGCAGGTGCTGGTGGAGCTGGTCCGCTGCTGA
- a CDS encoding TasA family protein has translation MTNRKSTKRALLGSVMAMVLCLAMLVGATFAWFTDTASTGVNKIQAGNLDIEIQDEAGKAIDTLAWATKDGTAFAEDGKTPLWEPGCTYTLTPFQIVNKGNLALKYKIVVTGLEGDTGLLKVIKFTYKTGEETFDMNTEGHLTANGGASKVITVSAHMDEAAGNEYMNKTLEGVKFTVYATQDTVESDSFNNTYDANATYPVVNVTELKEALTNGGVVNVATDIRTNNSEDTAAARIVISQPTTLNLEKKIITPDNMGNNNTNFCALIVDADTTINAGENGGIDTGVNGGYGINVRNGATLTINGGYYYGGGTAVQVQKGTLIINGGTFACEPYSNPTYGYNFLINCLDSAYKNGTAKVIINGGTFVNFDPSNCTAEGAHTNFVADGYKVVSEAHGNDTWYTVVKG, from the coding sequence ATGACAAACCGCAAGAGTACCAAACGGGCCTTGCTGGGCAGCGTCATGGCCATGGTTCTGTGCCTGGCCATGCTGGTAGGCGCTACTTTCGCATGGTTCACCGACACCGCAAGCACGGGTGTCAACAAAATTCAGGCCGGTAATTTGGATATCGAGATTCAGGATGAGGCTGGCAAGGCGATCGACACTCTGGCATGGGCAACGAAAGACGGTACCGCTTTCGCCGAAGATGGAAAAACGCCCCTGTGGGAGCCGGGCTGCACCTACACCCTGACCCCCTTCCAGATCGTCAACAAGGGCAATCTGGCCCTGAAGTATAAGATCGTCGTCACCGGTCTGGAAGGCGACACTGGCCTGCTGAAGGTCATCAAGTTCACCTATAAGACTGGCGAGGAAACCTTTGACATGAACACCGAGGGCCATCTGACTGCCAACGGCGGTGCTTCCAAAGTGATCACCGTATCCGCCCATATGGACGAGGCCGCCGGCAACGAGTACATGAATAAGACGCTGGAGGGTGTCAAGTTCACCGTCTACGCCACGCAGGACACCGTGGAGAGCGACAGCTTCAATAACACCTATGACGCCAACGCCACTTACCCTGTGGTGAACGTTACGGAACTGAAGGAGGCTCTGACCAACGGCGGCGTTGTCAATGTTGCAACGGACATCCGCACCAACAATAGTGAGGACACCGCAGCTGCCCGCATCGTTATCTCCCAGCCCACCACGCTGAATCTGGAGAAGAAGATCATCACCCCCGATAACATGGGCAACAACAATACGAACTTCTGCGCCCTTATCGTCGATGCGGATACCACCATCAATGCGGGCGAGAACGGCGGCATTGATACCGGCGTCAACGGCGGCTATGGCATCAACGTCCGGAATGGCGCTACCCTCACCATCAACGGCGGCTACTATTACGGCGGCGGTACTGCTGTGCAGGTCCAGAAGGGTACCCTCATCATCAACGGCGGTACCTTCGCCTGCGAGCCGTACAGCAACCCGACTTACGGTTACAACTTCTTGATCAACTGCTTGGACAGCGCTTACAAGAATGGTACAGCTAAGGTCATCATCAACGGCGGTACCTTCGTGAACTTCGACCCGTCCAACTGCACGGCCGAGGGCGCACACACCAACTTCGTGGCCGATGGCTACAAGGTGGTGTCTGAGGCCCATGGTAACGACACTTGGTACACCGTGGTCAAGGGCTAA
- a CDS encoding DUF1934 domain-containing protein, which translates to MEGNVKVHVESRTRLPDMEDVLHFRGSGTLERTPSGWQLRYQARSDEDGSLMTSELWLEDCGCVTLRSGNSYRMRLDPAAPTALHLPTEEGVLALDVAAHELLWELEQEEQGHITLDYSLHMGQTPVSALTVRLELYQE; encoded by the coding sequence ATGGAAGGAAATGTGAAGGTCCATGTGGAGAGCCGCACCCGGCTCCCGGACATGGAGGATGTGCTGCACTTCCGGGGCAGCGGCACGCTGGAGCGCACCCCGTCGGGGTGGCAGCTGCGGTATCAGGCCCGCAGCGATGAGGACGGCAGTCTCATGACCTCGGAGCTGTGGCTGGAGGACTGCGGCTGCGTGACTCTCCGCAGCGGCAACAGCTACCGGATGCGGCTGGACCCCGCCGCCCCCACCGCCCTGCACCTGCCCACGGAGGAGGGCGTGCTGGCGCTGGACGTAGCCGCCCATGAGCTGCTGTGGGAGTTGGAGCAGGAGGAACAAGGACACATTACGCTGGATTATTCCCTGCACATGGGACAGACGCCGGTGTCGGCGCTGACGGTCCGGCTGGAGCTATATCAAGAATGA
- the grpE gene encoding nucleotide exchange factor GrpE codes for MSEKEKKNAPQEEQPQANTTPETEQAAEKAAEEETFTVTREQMEQMEQLAKMVSDASDKYLRLAAEYDNYRKRTTKEKENTYADAKADTVKEFLGVLDNLERGLAQFDEGDPHRQGMELICRQFLAVLEKLGVTRIEAQGQPFDPQKHDAVMHVEDENVGENTVVEVLQQGYQLGDKVLRFAMVKVAN; via the coding sequence ATGAGCGAGAAGGAAAAGAAGAACGCCCCTCAGGAGGAGCAGCCGCAGGCCAATACCACTCCGGAAACGGAGCAGGCTGCGGAAAAGGCCGCCGAGGAGGAGACCTTTACCGTCACCCGTGAGCAGATGGAGCAGATGGAGCAGCTGGCCAAGATGGTCAGCGATGCCAGCGACAAGTATCTGCGTCTGGCGGCGGAATACGACAACTACCGCAAGCGCACCACCAAGGAAAAGGAAAATACCTACGCCGATGCCAAGGCGGACACCGTCAAGGAGTTTTTGGGGGTGCTGGATAACCTGGAGCGTGGCCTTGCCCAGTTTGACGAGGGCGACCCCCACCGTCAGGGCATGGAGCTGATCTGCCGGCAGTTTCTGGCAGTGCTGGAGAAGTTGGGCGTCACCCGCATTGAGGCGCAGGGCCAGCCCTTCGATCCTCAGAAGCACGATGCCGTGATGCACGTGGAGGACGAGAACGTCGGTGAGAACACCGTGGTGGAGGTGCTCCAGCAGGGCTACCAGCTGGGCGATAAGGTTCTCCGGTTCGCCATGGTCAAGGTAGCCAACTGA